A single region of the Marinobacter salinisoli genome encodes:
- a CDS encoding oxidoreductase — protein sequence MTDTTTPGVAKYPNLLKPLDLGFTTLRNRTLMGSMHTGLEEAKNGFERLAAFYAERARGGAGLIVTGGIAPNVEGGVFQHAAKMTTDDEVEKHKVITRAVHQADGKICMQILHAGRYAYSPELVAPSAIQAPINPFKPKELDEEGIEKQIQDYVTCAALAQKAGYDGVEIMGSEGYFINQFIVSHTNQRTDRWGGSYENRIRLPLEIVRRVREEVGENFILVYRLSMLDLIEDGSTWEEVVHLAKEIEKAGATIINTGIGWHEARVPTIATSVPRGAFTKVTARLKGEVSIPLVTTNRINMPDVAEKILAEGDADMVSMARPFLADADLVLKAAEDRADEINTCIGCNQACLDHTFSGKLTSCLVNPRACHETELTWVKTANPKSFAVVGAGPAGLAFATTAAERGHKVTLFDAGSEVGGQFNVAKRIPGKEEFYETLRYFRVMLDKYGVDVRLNTRVGVEDLKSGGFDQVVLATGVEPRTPDIEGVDHPKVIGYLDALLGRKPVGQKVAVIGAGGIGFDVSEFIVHKGESPSLDTDHFMREWGVDLSVGHRGGIKGVQAEVPEPAREVYLLQRKASKVGKNLGKTTGWIHRTSLKHRNVQMVPGVTYRKIDDQGLHITITPKGAELGEDRVLPVDTIIICAGQEPLRELQAGLESAGVPVHLIGGADVAAELDAKRAISQGTQLAAEL from the coding sequence AACTTGCTGAAGCCACTGGATCTTGGCTTTACCACGCTGCGTAACCGCACCCTGATGGGTTCCATGCACACGGGGCTGGAAGAAGCCAAGAACGGTTTCGAGCGCCTGGCCGCCTTTTACGCCGAGCGTGCTCGTGGCGGAGCCGGTCTGATTGTCACCGGTGGTATTGCGCCGAACGTTGAGGGTGGAGTGTTTCAGCATGCCGCCAAGATGACCACCGACGACGAGGTGGAAAAGCACAAGGTCATCACTCGCGCCGTTCACCAGGCCGACGGCAAGATCTGCATGCAGATTCTGCATGCCGGTCGATACGCCTACTCACCGGAGCTGGTCGCGCCTTCTGCCATTCAGGCGCCGATCAATCCGTTCAAGCCCAAAGAGCTGGATGAAGAGGGGATCGAAAAGCAGATTCAGGATTACGTGACCTGCGCGGCCCTGGCCCAGAAAGCCGGTTACGATGGCGTAGAGATCATGGGCTCGGAAGGCTACTTTATTAACCAGTTTATCGTGTCCCATACCAACCAGCGTACCGACCGCTGGGGAGGCAGTTACGAAAACAGGATTCGTCTGCCGCTGGAAATCGTCCGTCGTGTCCGTGAGGAAGTGGGCGAGAACTTTATTCTGGTTTACCGCCTGTCCATGCTGGATCTGATTGAGGATGGCAGCACCTGGGAGGAGGTGGTCCACCTCGCCAAAGAGATCGAAAAGGCCGGCGCGACCATCATCAATACCGGCATCGGCTGGCATGAGGCGCGGGTGCCGACGATTGCCACCTCTGTGCCGCGCGGGGCTTTCACCAAGGTCACCGCGCGTCTCAAGGGTGAGGTAAGCATCCCTCTGGTGACAACCAACCGCATCAATATGCCCGATGTGGCTGAGAAGATTCTTGCCGAAGGGGATGCTGACATGGTGTCCATGGCGCGTCCGTTCCTGGCCGATGCCGATCTGGTCCTGAAAGCCGCGGAAGATCGCGCTGACGAAATCAACACCTGCATTGGCTGTAACCAAGCCTGTCTGGACCATACCTTCAGCGGCAAGCTGACGTCCTGCCTGGTTAACCCCCGTGCCTGTCACGAAACCGAACTCACCTGGGTGAAAACCGCCAATCCGAAGTCCTTTGCTGTGGTGGGTGCTGGTCCTGCGGGGCTTGCGTTTGCCACCACGGCGGCTGAGCGTGGGCACAAGGTGACCCTGTTTGACGCCGGGAGCGAGGTGGGCGGTCAGTTCAACGTGGCCAAGCGCATTCCGGGCAAGGAAGAGTTTTACGAAACCCTGCGCTACTTCCGCGTAATGCTCGACAAGTACGGCGTGGACGTTCGCCTGAATACCCGCGTTGGTGTGGAAGACCTGAAAAGCGGCGGATTCGATCAGGTGGTTCTGGCCACTGGTGTCGAGCCCCGCACGCCGGATATTGAGGGTGTCGACCATCCGAAGGTGATTGGCTACCTGGATGCTCTGCTCGGTCGCAAGCCGGTTGGGCAGAAAGTTGCGGTTATCGGCGCCGGCGGTATCGGCTTCGACGTGTCCGAGTTCATCGTTCACAAAGGCGAGTCACCGTCTCTGGATACCGACCACTTCATGCGGGAGTGGGGTGTCGACCTGAGCGTCGGGCACCGCGGTGGCATCAAAGGTGTGCAGGCGGAAGTGCCTGAGCCGGCGCGCGAGGTTTACCTGCTGCAGCGCAAGGCATCCAAGGTTGGTAAAAACCTCGGGAAAACTACCGGCTGGATTCACCGGACGTCGCTGAAGCATCGCAACGTTCAAATGGTGCCGGGTGTGACCTATCGGAAAATCGACGATCAAGGCCTGCATATCACCATCACGCCCAAAGGCGCGGAGTTGGGTGAGGATCGGGTGCTGCCGGTGGATACCATCATTATCTGTGCGGGCCAGGAACCGTTGCGCGAGCTGCAGGCGGGCCTTGAGTCAGCTGGCGTGCCGGTGCACCTGATCGGTGGCGCCGACGTGGCTGCAGAGCTGGACGCCAAGCGAGCTATCAGTCAGGGCACGCAGTTGGCAGCGGAGCTGTGA
- a CDS encoding DNA repair protein has product MVSADQATEGYSAVFFMDGSRVARQMRATEFGAFLDGYVGLSDLAESDVKAVLVELSGELTVQALVFFRIWFDEEGRADSSWNVPIEDLARRGAKGPDLGGGSIRLVCRSQCPEPHFAEELWDPDMTPGNNHFQSIRKAVDANSLKFRKIEPVEAEEIPVLAAAPEPKPEPKDDASAKERARLAQLIREQRLRIKTLQSVHRDSLADVQREHRVELQTLRNEITELEQKFERMRLNNEQLKKRLSERNEQYLSLQEQVASEGEAQQRDDAKSGAELVLLREQLERRQRELESRDEKIVALEQENHELRHREPTEGTLMEQLRKQSVFLVAYHHGIGHVTLPFDDIEGYFDNPVAYAADRCGMNEPAYREWLEHYENPTCQHLGDGGQACGEPIMRVSQPGEFRAGIDDRCELHPA; this is encoded by the coding sequence ATGGTATCTGCCGACCAGGCAACAGAGGGGTATTCGGCGGTATTTTTCATGGACGGAAGCCGGGTGGCGCGGCAGATGCGCGCGACAGAGTTCGGCGCTTTCCTGGACGGATATGTCGGTCTGTCTGATCTGGCCGAATCTGACGTCAAAGCCGTGTTGGTTGAACTGAGCGGTGAGCTCACCGTTCAGGCGCTGGTGTTTTTCCGTATCTGGTTCGATGAGGAAGGTCGGGCCGATTCGAGCTGGAATGTTCCCATCGAAGATCTTGCCAGGCGCGGTGCCAAAGGCCCGGACCTTGGTGGCGGATCGATTCGTCTGGTATGTCGCAGTCAGTGTCCGGAGCCTCATTTCGCGGAGGAGCTGTGGGACCCTGATATGACGCCCGGCAACAATCACTTCCAGTCTATTCGCAAGGCTGTTGACGCCAACTCGCTGAAATTCAGAAAGATCGAACCGGTAGAAGCCGAAGAAATCCCGGTTCTGGCTGCAGCTCCCGAGCCCAAGCCGGAACCCAAAGACGATGCCAGTGCAAAAGAGCGGGCCCGCCTTGCTCAGTTGATTCGCGAGCAGCGCCTGCGGATCAAGACCCTTCAGAGTGTTCATCGCGACTCGCTGGCGGACGTTCAGCGTGAGCATCGGGTTGAACTGCAAACCCTGCGCAACGAAATTACTGAACTCGAACAGAAGTTCGAGCGCATGCGCCTGAACAACGAGCAACTCAAGAAGCGCTTGTCGGAGCGCAATGAGCAGTATCTTTCCCTGCAGGAACAGGTGGCGTCCGAGGGGGAGGCCCAGCAGCGCGATGACGCCAAATCGGGGGCCGAGCTGGTTCTGTTGCGCGAGCAACTGGAGCGCCGGCAGCGGGAACTGGAGAGCCGGGATGAGAAAATCGTTGCCCTGGAGCAGGAAAATCACGAACTCCGTCATCGTGAACCCACTGAGGGCACCCTCATGGAACAGCTCCGGAAGCAGTCGGTGTTTCTGGTGGCGTACCACCACGGCATCGGTCACGTCACCCTTCCGTTTGACGACATTGAGGGTTATTTCGACAACCCGGTGGCCTACGCCGCAGACCGTTGTGGCATGAATGAGCCTGCCTACCGCGAGTGGCTGGAGCACTACGAAAATCCAACCTGCCAGCATCTGGGCGATGGCGGCCAAGCCTGTGGCGAACCGATCATGCGCGTCAGTCAGCCCGGGGAATTCCGGGCCGGTATCGACGACCGATGCGAGCTGCATCCGGCCTGA
- a CDS encoding NAD(+) kinase: MDQFRNIGVIGRLGSVKVVESLRQLKQYLISNNYHVILEEDTAGMLPGHGLQVASKKLLGEICDLVIVVGGDGSLLGAARELAKSKIPLLGVNRGRLGFLTDIAPSDLEERLGRVLEGDYIEETRFLLDGNVERNGQPLGFGTALNDVVLHPGKSTRMIGFDLFIDGHFVYSQRSDGLIVATPTGSTAYSLSAGGPIMHPKLDAIVLVPMFPHTLSSRPIVVDGQSEIKLVIGETNETYPQISFDGQMNIACAPGDIIRITKKPFKIRLIHPTDHNFYATCRDKLGWASEISAG, encoded by the coding sequence ATGGATCAGTTCAGGAATATCGGCGTCATCGGCCGGCTGGGCAGCGTCAAGGTGGTCGAGTCGCTGCGCCAGCTCAAGCAATACCTCATATCCAATAACTATCACGTCATTCTTGAAGAAGACACAGCAGGCATGCTGCCCGGCCATGGCCTTCAGGTGGCCAGCAAGAAACTGCTGGGCGAGATCTGTGATCTGGTGATCGTGGTGGGCGGTGACGGTAGCTTGCTCGGGGCGGCAAGAGAACTGGCCAAATCCAAGATTCCTTTGCTTGGGGTGAACCGCGGGCGCTTGGGGTTCCTCACCGATATCGCACCCTCCGACCTCGAGGAGCGTCTGGGCCGTGTGCTTGAGGGGGACTACATTGAGGAAACCCGCTTCCTGCTGGATGGCAACGTTGAGCGCAACGGTCAGCCGCTGGGGTTTGGTACCGCTCTGAACGATGTGGTGTTGCATCCCGGTAAATCAACGCGAATGATCGGGTTCGATCTCTTCATCGACGGGCATTTTGTCTACAGCCAGCGATCGGATGGCCTGATTGTCGCTACGCCAACCGGTTCAACCGCCTATTCCCTGTCTGCCGGTGGCCCCATCATGCATCCCAAGCTGGATGCCATTGTATTGGTGCCCATGTTTCCCCATACCCTGAGTAGCCGCCCGATCGTTGTAGATGGCCAGAGCGAAATCAAACTGGTGATCGGTGAAACCAACGAAACCTATCCGCAGATCTCGTTCGATGGCCAGATGAACATTGCGTGCGCGCCGGGGGATATCATCCGAATTACGAAAAAGCCGTTCAAGATTCGTCTGATTCACCCAACGGATCACAATTTTTACGCTACCTGCCGTGACAAACTTGGCTGGGCGAGCGAGATTTCGGCGGGTTGA
- a CDS encoding metallophosphoesterase — MAVGTQAANRGYDVIGDIHGCANTLIRLLEQMGYRKVNGVYQHTRRQAVFIGDIIDRGPRIREALHLVRDMVEHGSARIVMGNHEYNALGYCTRARPGSGKKWLREHNARHDRLIRETLDQFDAHPHEWNDFLEWFYTIPLFIDEDGFRVVHACWDGDLIEKFKQSQGGACIDEDFLHASAALDSFAGQVMDTLLRGTDLRLPEGMSITGSDGYVREFFRTKFWADEPETYADVVFQPDPLPEEVARRPLREHERAQLISYPLDAPPVFVGHYWMEGAPAPLKHNVACIDYSAVKYGKLVAYRMDGETVLSPDKFVWVDVERPEAPGYPGMEDSVAR, encoded by the coding sequence ATGGCTGTTGGTACTCAGGCCGCGAATCGCGGTTACGACGTTATTGGGGATATCCATGGTTGCGCCAATACGCTGATCCGGTTGCTGGAGCAGATGGGCTACCGGAAAGTAAACGGTGTATACCAGCACACCCGCCGCCAGGCCGTGTTTATCGGGGATATCATTGATCGCGGGCCGCGCATCCGGGAGGCCCTGCACCTGGTACGTGATATGGTCGAGCATGGCTCGGCGCGTATTGTCATGGGGAATCATGAATACAACGCGCTGGGGTACTGCACCCGTGCCCGCCCGGGCAGTGGGAAAAAATGGTTGCGCGAGCACAACGCCCGCCACGATCGCCTGATCCGGGAAACCCTGGATCAGTTCGATGCTCATCCCCACGAGTGGAATGACTTCCTCGAGTGGTTCTACACCATTCCTTTGTTTATTGATGAAGACGGCTTTCGGGTCGTGCACGCCTGTTGGGATGGCGATCTGATCGAGAAGTTCAAACAGTCCCAGGGCGGCGCCTGCATTGACGAGGACTTTCTTCATGCGTCGGCCGCCCTGGATTCCTTTGCCGGACAGGTGATGGATACCCTGCTCAGGGGCACCGATCTGAGGCTGCCGGAAGGGATGTCCATTACAGGCAGCGATGGCTATGTCCGGGAATTCTTTCGAACCAAATTCTGGGCCGACGAGCCGGAGACCTATGCCGATGTGGTGTTCCAGCCCGATCCGCTGCCTGAGGAAGTGGCTCGCCGGCCGCTTCGTGAGCACGAAAGGGCTCAGTTGATCAGCTATCCGCTGGACGCGCCCCCGGTGTTTGTTGGGCACTACTGGATGGAAGGGGCGCCAGCGCCTTTGAAACACAATGTAGCGTGTATTGATTACAGCGCGGTGAAATACGGCAAGCTGGTGGCGTACCGCATGGACGGCGAAACGGTGCTGTCGCCGGACAAGTTTGTCTGGGTGGATGTGGAGCGGCCGGAAGCGCCCGGCTATCCCGGAATGGAAGACAGCGTTGCCCGCTGA
- a CDS encoding rhomboid family intramembrane serine protease encodes MYRVKQLETTENLEGFSRWLTGQGVRHQITEEGGSQVLWLENPEHAEPVLVALERFLTEPELREAVNRMDRSPVFVGGRWQPSPRHAPVVLGIVVMAVVMVWLTAMGRNEFAAAMMVVDPRAFDWMSMSDRVSALAQSLGQGQVWRLITPDFLHFSWTHIIFNGVMMWFLGSQVEWFDGRGRLITLFLATSIFSNGLQYLVSGPLFGGLSGVVYGILGYCWLSQRKAPRFHFPPALVTFAVIWMVVGFTPLTEMVGLGRMANEAHLGGFLAGVVAALVLPVRK; translated from the coding sequence GTGTACCGCGTTAAACAGCTTGAAACCACGGAAAACCTGGAGGGCTTCAGCCGCTGGCTGACTGGCCAGGGCGTGCGTCACCAAATCACGGAAGAGGGCGGCTCCCAGGTGCTCTGGCTCGAGAATCCTGAACATGCCGAGCCGGTGCTGGTGGCGCTGGAGCGATTTCTGACGGAGCCGGAATTGCGAGAGGCGGTCAACCGAATGGACCGTTCACCGGTTTTCGTCGGGGGGCGCTGGCAACCGTCTCCCCGGCATGCGCCTGTCGTACTGGGCATTGTCGTGATGGCCGTTGTCATGGTCTGGCTCACAGCCATGGGGCGTAACGAGTTTGCCGCTGCCATGATGGTCGTCGATCCCCGGGCCTTTGACTGGATGAGTATGTCGGATCGGGTCAGCGCCCTGGCGCAAAGCCTCGGCCAGGGGCAGGTCTGGCGCCTGATTACACCGGATTTTCTGCACTTCAGCTGGACCCACATTATTTTTAACGGGGTCATGATGTGGTTTCTGGGAAGCCAGGTAGAGTGGTTTGATGGCCGGGGTCGGCTGATCACGCTGTTCCTCGCTACCAGTATTTTCTCGAATGGACTTCAGTATCTGGTTTCCGGACCCTTGTTCGGAGGATTGTCGGGTGTGGTCTACGGTATCCTTGGCTACTGCTGGCTGAGCCAGCGTAAGGCTCCGCGGTTCCATTTTCCGCCCGCTCTGGTGACCTTCGCTGTGATCTGGATGGTGGTCGGTTTTACCCCGCTGACTGAAATGGTTGGGCTGGGCCGGATGGCGAACGAAGCGCATCTGGGCGGGTTTTTGGCTGGAGTGGTCGCAGCTTTGGTGCTGCCCGTAAGAAAGTAA
- a CDS encoding YeaC family protein, whose product MTYDELIERLDPMVYRNLRQSVELGKWPDGRPLTREQREISLQAIIHYEDLHGVPAQERTGYIDRGSKAGTACDPTVGMMGGQSAGNEGESADSDQFFEVKS is encoded by the coding sequence ATGACTTACGATGAGCTGATTGAGCGGCTGGATCCAATGGTATACCGGAACCTGCGTCAGTCCGTTGAGCTCGGGAAGTGGCCGGATGGGCGCCCGCTGACACGTGAGCAGCGGGAAATCAGCCTGCAGGCGATTATCCACTACGAGGACCTTCACGGGGTGCCTGCGCAGGAGCGAACCGGCTACATTGATCGGGGCAGCAAAGCAGGCACGGCCTGTGATCCTACCGTCGGCATGATGGGAGGGCAAAGCGCCGGCAATGAAGGCGAGTCAGCTGATTCGGATCAGTTCTTTGAGGTCAAGTCTTGA
- a CDS encoding DUF2797 domain-containing protein has protein sequence MPAEAGEPVAYQLAVGDSRLPLNDLLGKAIRIDFEGVIRCIHCDRSTKKSFNQGYCYPCFRKLAACDSCIMSPEKCHFHLGTCREPEWGETHCMVEHVVYLANSSGLKVGITRATQVPTRWIDQGAVDAIPMVRVSSRYLAGLVEVACKSHVADRTNWRAMLKGDVPELDLQAERRRMLSLIGDDLASLRATHGEDSIREVGEKGLGLSYPVEVWPAKVKTHNLDKNPEVEGVLEGVKGQYLILDTGVINIRKFTGYEVRFRVMDN, from the coding sequence ATGCCGGCTGAAGCCGGGGAGCCAGTGGCCTACCAGTTGGCCGTCGGTGACAGCCGCTTACCGCTGAATGACCTGCTGGGCAAGGCCATACGGATTGATTTTGAGGGTGTCATTCGTTGTATCCACTGCGATCGCAGCACCAAGAAAAGCTTCAACCAGGGTTACTGCTATCCCTGCTTCCGTAAGCTGGCGGCCTGCGACAGCTGCATCATGAGCCCGGAAAAATGTCATTTTCATCTGGGCACCTGTCGCGAGCCGGAGTGGGGCGAAACTCACTGCATGGTGGAGCATGTGGTCTACCTCGCCAACTCTTCGGGCCTGAAAGTGGGCATCACGCGGGCGACGCAGGTGCCGACGCGCTGGATTGACCAGGGTGCGGTGGATGCCATTCCAATGGTCCGGGTCTCTTCTCGATACCTGGCCGGGCTGGTGGAAGTCGCCTGCAAAAGCCATGTCGCGGATCGCACCAACTGGCGAGCCATGCTCAAGGGCGACGTTCCTGAATTGGATCTTCAGGCGGAGCGGCGCCGGATGCTGTCGCTGATAGGCGACGATCTGGCATCCCTGAGAGCGACTCACGGCGAGGACTCCATCCGCGAAGTGGGTGAGAAAGGGCTCGGCTTGAGCTATCCGGTTGAGGTTTGGCCGGCCAAGGTGAAAACCCACAATCTGGACAAGAATCCGGAGGTCGAGGGTGTGCTGGAGGGGGTAAAAGGCCAGTATCTGATTCTCGACACCGGCGTGATCAATATTCGTAAATTCACCGGTTACGAAGTTCGTTTTCGCGTCATGGACAACTGA
- the pepN gene encoding aminopeptidase N, which translates to MRTNQPQTIYLSEYRVPAYLVDNVDLRFELFEDGARVHSTLAIRRNPESDAGAAPLELDGDSLVLESVALNGEVLADDAFEDRGDRLIVNSVPEQFKLSVVTWIEPQNNTRLEGLYKSSGMFCTQCEAEGFRCITFFPDRPDVMARFRTRVEADKTAYPVLLSNGNPVESGDLDNDRHFVTWEDPFPKPCYLFALVAGDLVEKRDTFTTCSGRDIDLRMYVEPRNADKCAHAMDSLKRSMRWDEDVYGREYDLDIFMIVAVDDFNMGAMENKGLNIFNSSCVLASKETATDVAFQRIEAIVAHEYFHNWSGNRVTCRDWFQLSLKEGFTVLRDAQFSADMGSDTVKRIEDATLMRTAQFAEDAGPMSHPVRPSSYIEISNFYTLTIYEKGAEVVRMIRTLLGEDLFRKGSDLYFERHDGQAVTTDDFVKAMEDASGRDLSQFRLWYEQAGTPVLDVADEFDAERGVYRLTVRQSIPDTPGQTDKQPQHTPFALGLLDEHGKALPLRLSANEQDAPVERVLELTDESHVFEFHGLAQKPTPSLLRHFSAPVRVHYPWTREQLLFLMSHDPDGFNRWDAGQRLAVDVIQSLVGEPKDTPLDSRLVTAYRHLVTDSSLDQALVAKMLQLPSEAYLIELAREADVPAIHAARERVLKHLAIALRDDLVACYRRNASGEDYAVTPEQVARRSLRNTALAWLLVINDEEGRELALRQYREADNMTDRMGALRALVNSDYESDREQVLDDFYQRFQTDPQVVEQWLSVQASSPVAGQLPKVRALLEHEAFDWRNPNKVRSVIGAFAGQNLPGFHAVDGSGYDFLAEQVCRLDDINPQIAARLVTPLTRWKKFAPAYRSQMKSALEQVRDKSGLSKDVYEVVHKSLAD; encoded by the coding sequence ATGCGCACCAACCAGCCACAGACTATTTACCTGAGTGAGTATCGTGTTCCAGCGTATCTGGTGGATAACGTCGATCTCCGGTTTGAACTGTTTGAAGACGGCGCGCGGGTACACAGCACTCTGGCCATCCGCCGTAATCCCGAGTCCGATGCCGGCGCAGCTCCGCTTGAACTGGATGGTGACAGCCTGGTACTGGAATCCGTTGCCCTGAATGGTGAGGTCCTGGCGGACGACGCGTTTGAGGATCGTGGCGACAGGCTCATCGTTAACTCGGTACCAGAGCAGTTCAAGCTATCCGTGGTGACCTGGATTGAGCCCCAGAACAACACCCGTCTTGAAGGGCTGTACAAGTCTTCTGGTATGTTCTGTACCCAGTGCGAGGCCGAAGGCTTCCGGTGCATTACCTTCTTCCCGGATCGGCCGGATGTCATGGCTCGATTCCGGACCCGTGTCGAGGCCGATAAAACCGCCTACCCGGTGCTGTTGTCCAACGGTAACCCCGTTGAGTCCGGCGATCTGGACAATGACCGCCACTTCGTTACCTGGGAAGACCCTTTTCCCAAACCCTGCTATCTGTTTGCCCTGGTTGCCGGTGACCTGGTGGAAAAACGCGATACGTTTACCACCTGCTCGGGTCGTGACATCGACCTGAGGATGTATGTCGAGCCCCGCAACGCTGACAAGTGTGCCCATGCCATGGATTCGCTCAAGCGTTCCATGCGCTGGGATGAAGACGTGTACGGTCGTGAGTACGATCTCGACATCTTTATGATCGTGGCCGTGGACGACTTCAACATGGGTGCCATGGAGAACAAGGGGTTGAACATTTTCAATTCGTCCTGCGTGCTGGCCAGCAAGGAGACCGCCACGGATGTGGCATTCCAGCGCATCGAAGCCATTGTCGCCCACGAGTACTTCCACAACTGGTCCGGGAACCGCGTTACCTGTCGTGACTGGTTCCAGCTCAGCTTGAAAGAAGGGTTTACCGTGCTGCGGGATGCCCAGTTCTCGGCGGATATGGGGTCCGATACGGTCAAGCGCATTGAAGATGCTACCCTGATGCGCACTGCGCAGTTCGCGGAGGATGCCGGGCCCATGTCGCATCCGGTGCGCCCGTCTTCTTACATCGAGATTTCCAACTTCTACACCCTGACCATCTACGAAAAGGGCGCGGAAGTGGTGCGCATGATTCGCACCTTGCTGGGCGAAGACCTGTTCCGCAAGGGCAGTGACCTCTACTTCGAGCGCCACGACGGCCAGGCGGTTACCACCGATGATTTTGTCAAAGCGATGGAGGATGCGTCTGGACGCGATCTGTCCCAGTTCCGTCTGTGGTACGAGCAGGCCGGGACGCCGGTACTGGACGTAGCGGATGAGTTTGACGCAGAGCGGGGAGTATACCGCCTGACTGTTCGCCAGAGCATTCCGGACACCCCGGGACAAACTGACAAACAGCCCCAACACACACCGTTCGCCCTGGGCCTGCTGGATGAGCACGGCAAAGCTCTGCCGTTGCGTCTGTCCGCCAATGAGCAGGATGCGCCCGTTGAACGCGTGCTGGAACTGACGGACGAATCCCATGTGTTTGAGTTCCACGGCCTGGCGCAGAAACCGACGCCGTCACTGCTGCGTCACTTCTCGGCACCGGTGCGTGTGCATTACCCCTGGACCCGTGAGCAGTTGTTGTTCCTCATGAGCCACGACCCTGACGGTTTCAACCGCTGGGACGCTGGTCAGCGGCTGGCGGTGGATGTGATTCAGTCTCTGGTCGGCGAGCCGAAAGATACGCCTCTGGATTCCCGGCTGGTGACTGCTTATCGCCACCTGGTGACGGATTCCTCGCTGGATCAGGCGCTTGTTGCCAAGATGCTGCAGTTGCCATCCGAAGCGTACCTGATTGAACTTGCCCGTGAGGCCGACGTGCCGGCAATCCATGCCGCCCGCGAGCGGGTCCTGAAGCATCTGGCCATTGCACTGCGGGACGATCTGGTGGCCTGTTACCGCCGCAACGCGAGTGGCGAGGATTACGCAGTAACGCCGGAACAGGTCGCGCGCCGCAGTTTGCGGAATACCGCGTTGGCCTGGCTGCTGGTGATTAATGACGAAGAAGGGCGCGAATTGGCCCTGCGGCAGTACCGCGAAGCTGACAACATGACCGACCGCATGGGTGCGCTTCGGGCGCTGGTGAACTCCGACTACGAGTCGGATCGTGAGCAGGTACTGGACGACTTTTACCAGCGTTTCCAGACCGATCCACAGGTGGTGGAGCAGTGGCTCTCGGTTCAGGCTTCCAGCCCGGTTGCGGGGCAGTTGCCCAAGGTTCGAGCACTGCTTGAGCACGAGGCCTTTGACTGGCGCAACCCGAACAAGGTGCGGTCGGTCATCGGTGCTTTTGCTGGCCAGAATCTGCCCGGATTTCATGCAGTCGATGGCTCCGGGTACGATTTCCTTGCCGAGCAGGTGTGTCGACTGGATGACATTAACCCGCAGATTGCTGCGCGACTGGTCACTCCGCTGACCCGCTGGAAAAAGTTTGCGCCGGCCTATCGCAGCCAGATGAAATCAGCTCTGGAACAGGTTCGGGATAAGTCCGGATTGTCCAAGGACGTTTATGAAGTCGTCCACAAGAGCCTTGCGGATTGA